One window of Cydia pomonella isolate Wapato2018A chromosome 7, ilCydPomo1, whole genome shotgun sequence genomic DNA carries:
- the LOC133519904 gene encoding cuticle protein 19-like — protein sequence MTFKVTIIALALVACAHCRMFTYIRPSESKSVATVQRAQPRLGFEHHVSEDEHVDYYAYPKYVFKYGVNDFHTGDIKTHHESRDGDVVKGQYTVVEPDGSLRTVDYTADKHNGFNAVVHKTAPISQHEAALLHHH from the exons ATGACCTTCAAG GTAACAATAATAGCCCTGGCGCTGGTGGCGTGCGCGCACTGTCGGATGTTCACATACATTCGGCCCTCTGAATCTAAGTCCGTGGCGACCGTGCAGCGCGCGCAGCCTCGCCTGGGCTTCGAGCACCACGTCTCCGAGGATGAACACGTCGACTATTAT GCGTATCCAAAATACGTCTTCAAATATGGGGTGAACGACTTCCACACTGGTGATATCAAAACTCATCACGAGAGCCGCGATGGTGACGTAGTCAAAG GGCAATACACAGTCGTGGAGCCAGACGGTTCCCTGCGCACTGTGGACTACACGGCCGACAAACACAACGGGTTCAACGCGGTCGTGCACAAGACCGCGCCCATCTCCCAGCACGAAGCCGCCCTCCTACACCATCACTAG